A single region of the Amphiura filiformis chromosome 7, Afil_fr2py, whole genome shotgun sequence genome encodes:
- the LOC140156236 gene encoding uncharacterized protein has translation MKISKKQWIICKYCQRKFICNSPRYKSHVRSHELTIKPYWYSNPNLKPKAGCVPVHIMRQSKGRYEGQGTSTQSLHHLDNRKVDTKKFISSFAPLPHEDNHARDEVYQSCNHGNDVFCQASNTMTHGGKCHKRCHCKESSQQSCHQVQQTGEKHYKCSCSNKSFRRMESKKEHGMIHSGEKPHKCRYCNKSFRHLQRKKQHEKIHTREKFHKCSYCNKSFSQSGHKKEHEIIHTGEKPHLCRYCNKSFSTLSNKKRHEKNHTGEKPHKCGYCNKSFSQLGNKKEHELIHTGEKPHKCGYCKKSFINLGHKKRHEKIHRGEKLHQCRYCNKSFSNLGNTKQHEMMHTGEKPHKCSYCNKSFSQSTSKKRHELTHKGEKPHKCRHCNKSFSHLDSKKQHEKIHTGEKPHQCRYCNKSFSGLGNQKRHEKIHTVEKPHKCSYCNKSFIHIYRKKQHENIHTGENPHKCSYCYKSFSQLMYKTQHELTHKVKSHKCRYCNKSFSRLGNKNQHEKIHTGEKPHKCTFCNKSFGLITRKKEHEDIHTGEKPYKCSYCDKSFSQLGNKKQHEKIHIGEKSHKCSYCDKSFIQLVNKKRHEKIHTGEKPHKCRYCYKSFSHLHHKKQHEMIHTGEKPHKCRYCNKSFNNLGNKKKHELIHTGDKPHQCSYCNKSFSRLAHKKKHELIHTGDKPHQCSYCNKSFSDLAHKKRHEKIHKGETSSM, from the coding sequence ATGAAGATATCAAAGAAGCAATGGATCATATGCAAATACTGTCAAAGAAAATTTATATGCAACAGTCCTCGATACAAATCACATGTTCGCAGCCATGAGTTGACTATAAAGCCTTATTGGTACAGCAATCCAAACTTAAAGCCAAAAGCTGGCTGTGTACCAGTACACATCATGAGACAGAGCAAAGGGAGATATGAAGGTCAGGGTACATCAACACAATCTCTACATCATCTGGACAACAGAAAAGTTGATACAAAGAAATTCATTTCCTCATTTGCACCACTTCCACATGAAGATAACCATGCAAGAGATGAAGTTTATCAATCATGTAACCATGGCAATGATGTCTTCTGTCAAGCAAGTAACACGATGACACACgggggaaaatgtcataaaagatgcCACTGCAAGGAGTCCTCTCAACAGTCATGTCATCAGGTACAACAAACGGGAGAGAAACATTATAAATGTAGCTGCTCCAACAAATCATTCAGACGAATGGAGAGTAAGAAAGAACACGGAATGATTCACTCAGGAGAGAAGCCTCATAAATGTagatattgtaacaaatcattcaggcATTTACAGagaaagaaacaacatgaaaagattcacacgAGAGAGAAATTtcataaatgtagttactgtaaCAAATCATTTAGCCAATCGGGGcacaagaaagaacatgaaataatacacacaggagagaaacctcatctaTGTAGAtactgtaacaaatcattcagcacaTTAAGTAACAAGAAACGACACGAAAAGaatcatacaggagagaaacctcataaatgtgggtattgtaacaaatcatttagCCAATTGGGAAACAAGAAAGAACACGAActgattcacacaggagagaaacctcataaatgtgggTATTGTAAGAAATCATTCATCAACTTAGGACACAAGAAAAGGCATGAAAAGATTCACAGAGGAGAGAAACTTCATCAATGTAGATACTGTAATAAATCATTCAGCAATTTGGGAAACacgaaacaacatgaaatgatgcacacaggagagaaacctcataaatgtagttactgcAACAAGTCGTTCAGCCAATCAACTTCAAAGAAACGACACGAACTGACACATAAAGGAGAGAAACCCCATAAATGTAGACATTGTAATAAATCATTCAGCCACTTAGAcagcaagaaacaacatgaaaagatacacacaggagagaaacctcatcaatgtagataTTGCAATAAATCATTTAGCGGATTAGGCAACCAGAAACGACACGAAAAGATTCATACAgtagagaaacctcataaatgtagttaTTGCAATAAATCATTCATCCACATATACagaaagaaacaacatgaaaatatacaTACTGGAGAGAACCCTCATAAATGTAGTTATTGCTACAAATCATTTAGCCAATTAATGTACAAGACACAACATGAACTGACTCATAAAGTGAAATCTCATAAATGTAGATATTGTAATAAATCATTCAGCCGATTGGGAAAcaagaatcagcatgaaaagattcatacaggtGAGAAACCACATAAATGTACATTCTGCAACAAATCATTTGGCCTCATAACTAGAAAGAAAGAACATGAAgatattcatactggagagaaaccttacAAATGTAGTTATTgtgacaaatcattcagccaattgggaaacaagaaacagcatgaaaagattcatataGGAGAGAAATCTCATAAATGTAGTTATTGTGATAAATCATTCATACAATTGGTAAACAAGAAAcggcatgaaaagattcatacaggagagaaacctcataaatgtagataTTGTTATAAATCATTCAGCCACTTACaccacaagaaacaacatgaaatgattcatacaggagagaaacctcataaatgtagatattgtaacaaatcattcaataACTTGGgaaacaagaaaaaacatgaactgATTCACACAGGTGacaaacctcatcaatgtagctactgtaacaaatcattcagccggtTGGCacacaagaaaaaacatgaactgATTCACACCGGTGacaaacctcatcaatgtagctactgtaacaaatcattcagcgaCTTGGCAcacaagaaacgacatgaaaagattcacaaaggagaaacctcatcaatgtag